A stretch of Corynebacterium timonense DNA encodes these proteins:
- a CDS encoding class I SAM-dependent methyltransferase, which produces MPQSHLESIDAEAWPGVATVPAGRATRLRARHAEAVFARACAKAGIELDPAAGAKIVVARPEVFARIADSGWVGLAEGFMAGEWSATSTDALVDALESLIRGGYRPKARPAVQAGSHAAASGDVPPELVQLYAGDGMSGFAGHFATGVPTKERVAVTSHVPGAGRGGAPATHFVDVTTIGAPLDAERGDLAHAQARSVEMLLEAARVGSGTHLAEYPASGGAIAIEAARRGATVDSFAADAAAAGAIRERVTFAGVSGSAIRVAQEGQQRRGSYDAAVSVERLEALAPREKAGYLAGLGALIHPGGRIALQTIMRTPTYSASADAALDSLRAYVWAGLSFATPDELATLVDRRTELRIIAQSHAPEHVAHSLRLQRQTFDAHLREAAADGFDAVYRRLWQWQFALREALARAGMLDLVHVTLVPRTRRGRR; this is translated from the coding sequence ATGCCCCAGTCTCACCTCGAATCCATCGACGCCGAGGCGTGGCCGGGCGTCGCCACCGTGCCCGCTGGCAGGGCGACTCGGCTGCGGGCGAGGCATGCGGAGGCGGTCTTTGCCCGCGCGTGCGCGAAGGCCGGGATCGAGCTGGACCCGGCGGCGGGGGCGAAGATCGTCGTCGCCCGCCCTGAGGTGTTCGCGCGTATTGCCGACAGCGGCTGGGTGGGGCTCGCGGAGGGGTTCATGGCCGGGGAGTGGTCGGCGACGAGTACGGACGCGCTTGTCGACGCGCTCGAGAGCTTGATTCGGGGCGGCTACCGGCCGAAGGCCCGGCCCGCGGTGCAGGCGGGGTCGCACGCCGCGGCCAGCGGAGATGTCCCGCCGGAGCTTGTCCAGCTGTACGCGGGCGACGGGATGAGCGGTTTCGCCGGGCATTTTGCCACCGGGGTGCCCACGAAGGAGCGCGTCGCTGTGACATCGCACGTGCCGGGCGCAGGTCGGGGTGGCGCGCCTGCGACCCATTTTGTAGATGTGACAACTATAGGCGCCCCGCTCGACGCGGAGCGCGGCGATCTGGCGCACGCCCAGGCCCGCTCGGTCGAGATGCTCCTTGAGGCCGCGCGCGTCGGCTCCGGCACGCACCTGGCTGAGTACCCGGCCTCGGGCGGGGCGATCGCGATCGAAGCGGCGCGACGTGGGGCGACGGTCGACTCGTTTGCGGCCGACGCGGCGGCCGCGGGGGCCATCCGCGAGCGCGTGACCTTCGCCGGAGTGAGCGGGTCCGCGATCCGCGTCGCGCAGGAGGGGCAGCAGCGTCGCGGATCGTACGACGCGGCCGTCTCGGTGGAGCGGCTCGAGGCGCTGGCCCCGCGCGAGAAAGCGGGCTACCTCGCCGGCCTCGGCGCGCTCATCCACCCGGGCGGGCGTATCGCGCTGCAGACCATTATGCGGACGCCGACGTACTCGGCGTCCGCCGATGCCGCGCTCGACTCCCTCCGAGCCTACGTGTGGGCAGGGCTGAGCTTTGCGACGCCCGACGAGCTCGCTACGCTCGTTGACCGCCGTACCGAGCTGCGCATCATCGCGCAGTCGCATGCGCCCGAGCATGTCGCTCATTCGCTGCGGCTGCAGCGCCAGACCTTCGACGCGCACCTGCGCGAGGCCGCCGCCGACGGCTTCGACGCCGTGTACCGGCGGCTGTGGCAGTGGCAGTTCGCGCTGCGCGAGGCGCTGGCGCGCGCGGGCATGCTCGACCTTGTCCACGTGACGCTCGTGCCGCGCACACGGCGGGGCCGGAGGTAG
- a CDS encoding hemolysin family protein produces the protein MNIGIAIILIVLLLAMNAFFVASEFALISSRRDRLESLLAQGKQEANRVIDAIEHLTTYLAGAQFGITIASLVLGKVAEPAVARYVEMPFSALGLPPNMLHPVSFVIALGLISYLHILFGEMVPKNIAIAGPERLALVLTPAMTVWVKITRPIIEFLNWVANKTLHAFGIEQRDELESTVDQEQLADMIQESRKEGLLDAEETVRLAKALRSDSRNLKEVMIPLDKLTTIPYSARGIPLSTVEQAVRDTGFSRFPVERSAGVVVGYIHVKDILDLMATGAEDEQTDPLIPTSRIRALSIVDGAGSLDDALTSMHRRSAHMAQVRDNGELIGVLALEDLIEEYVGTVSDWTHEGA, from the coding sequence ATGAACATCGGCATCGCCATCATCTTGATCGTGCTGCTCCTGGCGATGAACGCCTTCTTCGTCGCCTCGGAGTTCGCCCTGATCTCGTCGCGCCGCGACCGCCTTGAATCACTCCTCGCGCAGGGCAAGCAGGAGGCGAATCGCGTCATCGACGCCATCGAGCACCTCACCACCTACCTTGCCGGTGCGCAGTTTGGCATCACGATCGCCTCGCTTGTGTTGGGTAAGGTTGCCGAGCCCGCGGTGGCCCGGTACGTGGAGATGCCCTTTTCGGCCTTGGGGCTTCCCCCCAACATGCTCCACCCAGTCTCCTTCGTCATCGCCCTCGGGCTGATCTCCTACCTGCACATCCTCTTCGGCGAGATGGTGCCCAAGAACATCGCCATCGCCGGCCCAGAGCGGCTCGCGCTGGTGCTCACCCCCGCGATGACGGTCTGGGTGAAGATCACCCGCCCGATCATCGAGTTCCTCAACTGGGTGGCCAACAAGACGCTGCACGCTTTCGGCATCGAGCAGCGCGACGAGCTCGAGTCCACGGTTGACCAGGAGCAGCTCGCGGACATGATCCAGGAGTCTCGCAAGGAGGGGCTTCTCGACGCCGAAGAGACCGTCCGCCTCGCCAAGGCGCTGCGCTCCGACTCGCGCAACCTCAAAGAGGTCATGATCCCCCTGGACAAGCTGACAACCATCCCCTACTCTGCGCGCGGAATCCCCCTGTCCACGGTCGAGCAGGCCGTCCGCGACACCGGCTTCTCCCGCTTCCCCGTCGAGCGCTCCGCCGGCGTGGTCGTGGGCTACATCCACGTCAAGGACATCCTCGACCTCATGGCCACCGGCGCCGAAGACGAACAGACAGACCCGCTCATCCCCACCTCCCGCATCCGCGCGCTCAGCATCGTCGACGGCGCAGGCAGCCTCGATGACGCGCTGACGTCCATGCACCGCCGCTCCGCGCACATGGCGCAGGTGCGAGACAACGGCGAACTGATCGGCGTCCTCGCCCTTGAGGACCTCATCGAGGAGTACGTGGGCACGGTGTCCGACTGGACGCACGAGGGCGCCTAG
- a CDS encoding DEAD/DEAH box helicase has protein sequence MTSFAELGLPDPIVRVLSKQGITDAFPIQEAAIPDALSGRDILGRGPTGSGKTFTFGLPMLARLAGAPSRPGSPRGLVLAPTRELAAQIRERLEDPASALGLRVIDVVGGVNINHHIRALAAPVDLLVATPGRAEDLINQGKLDLGRAEITALDEADQMADMGFLPQVRKLLDRTPNDAQRMLFSATLDGDVEKLVQAYMHDPVTHSTAPAEAAVDTMAHYVLEVGDREQRNDVVLRIGAREGRTIMFMRTKHGVDRQVKKLRRAGIHAQGLHGDKGQGARTRAIEGFSDGSTPVLVATDIAARGIDIGGVSLVVHVDPPAEHKAYLHRAGRTARAGTSGTVVTLAMDEQRDEVAQLLRKAGVEATSVTVAPGSEALVRITGAREPQGPPLPPPGHASPAGPGTRTGTGGKRRPARSRRQRRGGGR, from the coding sequence ATGACCTCTTTCGCCGAGCTCGGCCTCCCCGACCCCATCGTCCGCGTCCTCAGCAAACAGGGCATCACGGACGCCTTCCCGATCCAGGAGGCAGCCATCCCCGACGCTTTGTCGGGCCGCGACATCCTCGGCCGCGGCCCCACGGGCTCGGGCAAGACCTTCACGTTCGGGCTGCCCATGCTCGCCCGCCTCGCCGGCGCGCCCTCGCGACCCGGCAGCCCGCGGGGCCTCGTCCTCGCCCCCACCCGCGAGCTCGCGGCCCAGATTCGCGAGCGGCTCGAGGACCCCGCCTCGGCGCTGGGGTTGCGCGTGATCGACGTCGTCGGAGGCGTGAACATCAACCACCACATCCGCGCGCTCGCCGCGCCCGTTGACCTACTGGTAGCCACCCCGGGCCGCGCCGAGGACCTCATCAACCAGGGCAAGCTCGACCTCGGACGCGCCGAAATAACGGCGCTCGACGAGGCCGACCAGATGGCCGACATGGGCTTTCTCCCCCAGGTGCGCAAACTGCTGGATCGCACGCCTAACGACGCCCAACGGATGTTGTTCTCCGCAACGCTCGATGGGGACGTCGAAAAGCTCGTGCAGGCCTATATGCACGACCCGGTGACGCACTCGACGGCCCCCGCCGAGGCGGCCGTGGACACGATGGCCCACTACGTGCTGGAGGTCGGCGACCGCGAGCAGCGCAACGACGTCGTGCTGCGCATTGGCGCGCGCGAGGGCCGCACCATCATGTTCATGCGCACGAAACATGGGGTGGACCGGCAGGTGAAGAAGCTGCGTCGCGCGGGCATCCACGCGCAAGGGCTGCACGGCGATAAGGGCCAGGGGGCGCGCACCCGGGCAATCGAGGGGTTTAGCGACGGTTCAACGCCCGTTCTCGTGGCCACCGACATCGCCGCCCGCGGTATCGACATCGGGGGTGTCTCTCTCGTCGTCCACGTCGACCCTCCGGCCGAGCACAAGGCGTACCTGCATCGAGCCGGGCGCACCGCGCGCGCGGGCACGTCGGGGACGGTCGTCACCCTCGCCATGGATGAACAGCGCGACGAGGTCGCCCAGCTGCTCCGCAAGGCCGGGGTGGAGGCCACGAGCGTTACTGTTGCGCCGGGGTCGGAGGCCTTGGTTAGAATCACAGGAGCGCGCGAACCTCAGGGCCCGCCGCTTCCGCCGCCCGGGCACGCCAGCCCTGCTGGCCCCGGCACCCGCACTGGAACGGGTGGGAAACGTCGCCCCGCTCGGTCGCGCCGACAACGAAGGGGCGGCGGGCGCTAA
- the gndA gene encoding NADP-dependent phosphogluconate dehydrogenase, which produces MTNPENSTPLAQIGVVGMAVMGSNLARNFASKGHTVALFNRSPEKTRAVLDAYGSEGSFIGTESIEEFVACLERPRKAIIMVQAGPATDAVIGQLADAMEEGDIIIDGGNALFTDTIRREREIAARGLNFVGAGISGGEEGALTGPSIMPGGPAESWETLGPLLEDISAKVDGVPCVTHIGPDGAGHFVKMVHNGIEYADMQVISEAYHLLRYAAGLEPAAIADVFAEWNRGDLDSYLIEITAEVLRQVDRRTGTPFIDVILDAAGQKGTGRWTVKEALDLGVPVTGIGEAVFARALSSALAQRQSAQDEGLPSGRLSTLEELGIDRTEFTEDVRRALYASKLVAYAQGFDEINAGSQEHGWDINPGDLARIWRGGCIIRAQFLNRITDAYDTQPDLPSLLLDPYFKNELGGLVDSWRRVVVTATRLGLPVPVFASSLSYYDSLRAKRLPAALIQGQRDFFGAHTYKRIDMEGTFHTTWSGEREELEY; this is translated from the coding sequence ATGACAAACCCCGAAAACAGCACTCCCCTTGCGCAGATCGGCGTGGTCGGTATGGCCGTCATGGGCTCCAACCTGGCCCGCAACTTCGCGTCCAAGGGCCACACCGTCGCCCTGTTCAACCGGTCCCCCGAAAAAACAAGGGCCGTCCTCGACGCCTACGGCTCTGAAGGCTCGTTCATTGGCACGGAGAGCATCGAGGAGTTTGTTGCCTGCCTCGAGCGCCCCCGGAAGGCCATCATCATGGTGCAGGCTGGCCCGGCCACGGACGCCGTCATCGGCCAGCTCGCGGACGCGATGGAGGAAGGCGACATCATCATCGACGGCGGAAACGCCCTGTTCACCGACACGATTCGCCGCGAGCGCGAGATCGCAGCCCGGGGCCTCAACTTTGTCGGCGCGGGCATCTCTGGCGGTGAAGAGGGCGCCCTGACCGGCCCCTCGATCATGCCGGGCGGCCCGGCCGAGTCCTGGGAGACGCTCGGGCCCCTTCTCGAGGACATCTCCGCAAAGGTCGACGGCGTGCCCTGCGTGACGCACATCGGCCCCGACGGCGCGGGCCATTTTGTGAAGATGGTTCACAACGGCATCGAGTACGCCGACATGCAGGTCATCAGCGAGGCCTACCACCTGCTGCGCTATGCCGCGGGCCTCGAGCCCGCGGCGATCGCCGACGTCTTCGCCGAGTGGAACCGCGGCGACCTAGACTCCTACCTCATCGAGATCACCGCTGAGGTCCTCCGCCAAGTCGACCGCCGCACGGGCACCCCTTTTATCGACGTCATCCTCGACGCAGCGGGCCAGAAGGGCACCGGCCGGTGGACAGTGAAGGAGGCCCTCGATCTCGGGGTGCCCGTCACCGGTATCGGCGAAGCCGTCTTTGCGCGCGCTCTGTCCTCTGCGCTTGCCCAGCGCCAGTCGGCACAGGACGAGGGCCTGCCCTCCGGCCGGCTCAGTACCCTGGAGGAGCTCGGAATCGACCGCACCGAGTTCACGGAGGACGTCCGCCGCGCCCTCTACGCCTCCAAGCTCGTCGCCTACGCCCAGGGCTTCGACGAGATCAACGCCGGCTCGCAGGAGCACGGCTGGGACATCAACCCGGGCGACCTCGCGCGCATCTGGCGCGGCGGCTGCATCATCCGGGCGCAGTTCCTCAACCGAATCACCGACGCCTACGACACTCAGCCGGACCTGCCCTCCCTCCTCCTCGACCCCTACTTCAAGAACGAGCTGGGCGGCCTCGTCGACTCCTGGCGCCGTGTCGTTGTCACCGCGACGCGCCTCGGCCTGCCCGTTCCCGTGTTTGCGTCCTCCCTGTCCTACTACGATTCGCTCCGGGCGAAGCGCCTGCCGGCGGCTCTGATTCAGGGTCAGCGCGACTTCTTCGGCGCTCACACCTACAAGCGCATCGACATGGAAGGCACCTTCCACACGACGTGGTCAGGCGAGCGCGAGGAGCTGGAATACTAG
- a CDS encoding hemolysin family protein yields MDIVLSILALIGFVVLTASTGLFVAIEFSMTGLERSTIDAHVRAKGDKTAHAVARDHANLSFVLSGAQLGITVSTLAAGYLAEPVLGAFFTPLLELVGLNESASSAVALVIALIVATFLSMVFGELVPKNAAIAEPLTVARVVVPPVNVFNTIFTWFIRAMNTSANWFVRKLGFEPADELTSARSGTELGAMVRSSAEAGGLDARTARVLDRSLQFGETTAEEVMTPRSKIESLDAEDTVADLIEMARDTGFSRFPVRRGDLDDTLGVVHIKDAFSVDAPLRASTPLSELARPVILVPGTLDGDAVLNRVRSAGSQVVLVADEYGGTQGLVTIEDVVEEILGEVYDEYDDRESERDFQRFGASWEVSGLVRLDEVSERTAYTAPDGPYETLGGLVVHTLGRIPRVGDKVLLPEDNASLRESFNSVNAGRWLAQVSVMDERRVDKVILTPVSHPADNGQKEHTGNTTARNGGAA; encoded by the coding sequence ATGGACATAGTTTTATCGATCCTCGCGCTCATCGGATTTGTCGTGCTGACGGCCTCGACCGGGTTGTTCGTGGCCATCGAGTTCTCCATGACGGGGCTGGAGCGATCCACGATTGATGCGCATGTGCGCGCAAAGGGGGACAAAACGGCGCACGCGGTCGCGCGCGACCACGCCAACCTCTCCTTCGTCCTTTCGGGCGCGCAACTGGGTATCACGGTTTCCACCCTGGCGGCCGGATACCTCGCGGAGCCGGTGCTAGGGGCCTTCTTCACCCCGCTGCTCGAGCTCGTGGGGCTCAACGAGTCGGCGTCTTCTGCGGTCGCGCTCGTCATCGCCCTCATCGTGGCGACCTTCCTGTCGATGGTCTTTGGCGAGCTCGTGCCCAAAAACGCGGCCATCGCCGAGCCGCTGACGGTCGCGCGCGTGGTCGTCCCGCCGGTCAACGTCTTCAACACGATCTTTACGTGGTTCATCCGCGCGATGAACACCTCCGCGAACTGGTTCGTGCGCAAGCTCGGCTTCGAGCCCGCCGACGAGCTGACGTCGGCGCGCTCCGGCACGGAGCTCGGGGCGATGGTCCGTAGCTCGGCCGAGGCCGGCGGCCTCGACGCGCGGACGGCGCGCGTGCTTGACCGCTCCCTCCAGTTCGGCGAGACCACCGCGGAGGAGGTGATGACGCCGCGTTCGAAGATCGAGTCCCTCGACGCGGAGGACACCGTCGCTGACCTCATCGAGATGGCCCGCGACACCGGTTTCTCGCGCTTTCCCGTGCGTCGCGGAGACCTCGACGACACCCTCGGTGTCGTCCACATCAAGGACGCCTTCTCCGTCGACGCGCCTTTGCGCGCGAGCACCCCTCTCTCCGAGCTTGCTCGCCCGGTGATTTTGGTGCCCGGCACCCTCGATGGCGACGCCGTGCTCAACCGCGTGCGCTCCGCGGGCTCCCAGGTGGTGCTCGTCGCCGACGAGTACGGCGGGACGCAGGGGCTCGTGACCATCGAGGACGTCGTCGAGGAGATCCTCGGCGAGGTCTACGACGAGTACGACGACCGCGAGTCCGAGCGCGACTTCCAGCGCTTCGGCGCCTCCTGGGAGGTCTCGGGCCTCGTGCGTCTCGACGAGGTGAGCGAGCGCACGGCCTACACGGCCCCCGACGGCCCCTACGAAACCCTCGGTGGGCTCGTCGTGCACACCCTCGGGCGCATCCCCCGCGTGGGGGATAAGGTGCTGCTGCCGGAGGATAACGCCTCGCTTCGCGAGTCCTTTAACTCGGTCAACGCCGGGCGCTGGCTCGCCCAGGTGTCGGTCATGGACGAGCGCCGCGTGGACAAGGTGATCCTCACCCCCGTGTCCCACCCCGCCGACAACGGCCAGAAGGAACACACCGGAAACACCACAGCTCGGAACGGGGGTGCGGCATGA
- a CDS encoding NAD(P)/FAD-dependent oxidoreductase, whose translation MADAAVRPAGNRHHVVIIGAGFGGMFAARELADADVDITLINRTNHHLFAPLLYQVATGLLSTGEIAASVRQILAHQDNVDVVRGDVTGVDVDAQTVTFEEGEFSQDVEYDSLIVAAGAGQSYFGNDHFAQYAPGLKTLDNALEIRGRLISAFERAEVAQTAEERERFLTFVVVGAGPTGVELAGQIAEMAHRSFGGQYNNFVPSQAKIVLVDGAPQVLPPFGKRLGKKGQRELEKKGVTVILNAMVSDIDENSVTYKDTNTDEETTIQAETKIWSAGVQASPLGKLIADQVGVEAERNGKVPVNEDLTVGDKSNIFIIGDMMSRDGLPGVAQVAIQSGEYVGKIIAEQVEHEVAPEDRDAFEYFDKGSMAIVSRFNAVVKMGKVEITGLLGWFMWLAVHVSFLVSARNRLVSMFTWTLNALSPKRYNLATSLQEMHARTALDKLRELTNEDDEKLPEVRDTNGEN comes from the coding sequence ATGGCTGATGCAGCCGTTCGACCCGCAGGCAACCGCCACCACGTAGTCATCATCGGCGCCGGATTCGGCGGCATGTTCGCAGCACGCGAGCTTGCCGACGCCGACGTTGACATCACTCTCATTAACCGCACCAACCACCACCTTTTCGCGCCGCTGCTCTACCAGGTCGCCACCGGCCTGCTGTCCACCGGTGAGATCGCCGCCTCCGTGCGCCAGATTCTTGCCCACCAGGACAACGTCGACGTCGTGCGCGGCGACGTCACCGGTGTCGATGTCGACGCTCAGACCGTGACCTTTGAAGAGGGCGAGTTCTCGCAGGACGTCGAGTACGACTCCCTCATCGTCGCCGCCGGTGCTGGCCAGTCCTACTTCGGCAACGACCACTTCGCCCAGTACGCCCCAGGCCTGAAGACGCTCGACAACGCCCTCGAGATCCGCGGCCGCCTGATCAGCGCCTTCGAGCGCGCCGAGGTCGCCCAGACCGCCGAGGAACGCGAGCGCTTCCTCACCTTCGTCGTCGTCGGCGCGGGCCCGACCGGCGTTGAGCTTGCCGGCCAGATCGCGGAGATGGCGCACCGTTCCTTCGGCGGCCAGTACAACAACTTCGTCCCCTCGCAGGCCAAGATCGTGCTCGTCGACGGCGCGCCGCAGGTGCTTCCGCCCTTCGGCAAGCGCTTGGGTAAGAAGGGCCAGCGCGAGCTGGAGAAGAAGGGCGTCACCGTCATCCTCAACGCCATGGTTTCCGACATCGATGAGAACTCCGTCACCTACAAGGACACCAACACCGACGAAGAAACCACGATCCAGGCAGAGACCAAGATCTGGTCCGCTGGCGTCCAGGCCTCTCCGCTGGGCAAGCTCATCGCGGATCAGGTCGGCGTCGAGGCGGAGCGCAACGGCAAGGTCCCGGTGAACGAGGACCTCACCGTCGGCGACAAATCCAACATCTTTATCATCGGCGACATGATGAGCCGCGACGGCCTGCCGGGCGTGGCTCAGGTGGCTATCCAGTCCGGTGAGTACGTCGGCAAGATCATCGCCGAGCAGGTCGAGCACGAGGTCGCCCCGGAAGACCGCGATGCCTTCGAGTACTTCGACAAGGGCTCCATGGCTATCGTCTCCCGCTTCAACGCGGTGGTGAAGATGGGCAAGGTCGAAATCACCGGCCTGCTCGGCTGGTTCATGTGGCTCGCTGTCCACGTCTCCTTCCTGGTCAGCGCTCGCAACCGCCTGGTGTCCATGTTCACGTGGACGCTCAACGCCCTCTCGCCCAAGCGCTACAACTTGGCGACGAGCCTGCAGGAGATGCACGCCCGCACGGCTCTGGATAAGCTGCGCGAGCTCACCAACGAGGACGACGAGAAGCTGCCCGAGGTGCGCGACACCAACGGCGAAAACTAA
- a CDS encoding PaaI family thioesterase, whose translation MQTKYGKEILDTPLSEEELSALREADSGFSRTIGLVVTHVSAQRVDGYIDIGPRHHQPMGLANGGVMASIGETLGSIAAVAASGAPAVGMSNSTDFLRSVRQGRLEAVAEPVHVGSSTHLWRIEMRHEGALVALTHLKLMILRQR comes from the coding sequence ATGCAGACCAAATACGGAAAAGAGATTCTGGACACCCCCTTGAGCGAGGAGGAACTCTCCGCGCTCCGCGAGGCGGACTCTGGGTTTTCGAGGACGATCGGGCTTGTTGTCACGCACGTCTCGGCGCAGCGCGTCGACGGGTACATCGACATCGGGCCGCGCCACCACCAGCCGATGGGACTGGCCAACGGCGGGGTAATGGCCAGCATCGGGGAGACGCTCGGCTCCATCGCCGCCGTCGCCGCCTCGGGGGCGCCGGCGGTGGGGATGAGCAACAGCACGGACTTCCTACGCAGCGTGAGGCAGGGGCGCCTCGAGGCCGTGGCTGAGCCCGTCCACGTCGGCTCGTCGACGCACCTGTGGCGCATCGAGATGCGCCACGAGGGAGCCCTCGTCGCCCTGACCCACCTGAAGCTGATGATCCTGCGCCAGCGCTAA
- a CDS encoding magnesium and cobalt transport protein CorA — MPPLIPLSKQRGKRPAGSSRPPVPVPIERSTDFCRVFVDGKRLPGEARISHALELARERDNAFVWLSLREPPRAQMDRLADVFGLHDLIVDDVVTAHQRPKFERYDDQLFLVIRTVQYRDDEEVEDLREIISTGEVQVVTGPHFAITIRHGVSIPDLTSDLEEEEELAILGPPAVAWKMADYVVDNYLRVTQELNRDVDELENEVFTPRKSINIDKIYMYKREILEMRHAIDPLGPALRGGVTNNKDLLRKALRSYFRDVQGNAMIVSDHVSGFDERLSSLLDASVAKVSMQQNRDMRTISAVVGMAAAPTMIAGIYGMNFTNMPELEWRWGYPVVLLTMATVMLLMYWWFRRNDWL; from the coding sequence TTGCCGCCATTGATTCCGCTGTCGAAGCAGCGCGGAAAGCGCCCCGCCGGCTCCTCGCGGCCCCCCGTGCCCGTTCCGATCGAGCGCTCGACGGACTTCTGCCGGGTTTTCGTCGACGGTAAACGCCTGCCCGGCGAAGCCCGCATCTCCCACGCCCTCGAGCTAGCCCGGGAGCGGGACAACGCCTTCGTCTGGCTGTCGTTGCGCGAGCCTCCGCGGGCCCAGATGGACAGGCTTGCCGACGTCTTCGGGCTGCACGACCTCATCGTCGACGACGTGGTCACCGCCCACCAGCGCCCCAAGTTCGAGCGCTACGACGACCAGCTCTTCCTCGTGATCCGCACCGTCCAGTACCGCGACGATGAAGAAGTCGAGGACCTCCGCGAGATCATTTCCACGGGAGAAGTGCAGGTGGTGACCGGGCCGCACTTTGCCATCACGATCCGCCACGGCGTGTCCATCCCCGACCTGACCTCCGACCTCGAGGAGGAAGAGGAGCTCGCGATTCTTGGCCCTCCGGCTGTGGCGTGGAAGATGGCCGACTACGTTGTGGACAACTACCTGCGCGTCACCCAGGAGCTGAACCGGGACGTCGACGAACTGGAAAACGAGGTGTTCACCCCGCGCAAGTCGATCAACATCGACAAGATCTACATGTACAAGCGCGAGATCTTGGAAATGCGCCACGCCATCGACCCGCTCGGCCCAGCGCTGCGCGGCGGCGTGACCAACAACAAAGACCTCCTGCGCAAGGCCCTGCGCTCTTATTTTCGTGACGTGCAGGGCAACGCCATGATCGTCAGCGACCACGTCTCCGGGTTCGACGAAAGGTTGTCGTCGCTTCTCGACGCCTCCGTCGCCAAGGTCAGCATGCAGCAAAACCGCGACATGCGCACGATCTCGGCCGTGGTGGGCATGGCGGCGGCCCCGACGATGATCGCGGGCATCTACGGTATGAACTTCACCAATATGCCGGAACTGGAGTGGCGGTGGGGCTATCCCGTCGTCCTGCTCACAATGGCCACGGTTATGCTGCTGATGTACTGGTGGTTCCGCCGCAACGACTGGCTGTAA